In Asterias rubens chromosome 10, eAstRub1.3, whole genome shotgun sequence, the following proteins share a genomic window:
- the LOC117296148 gene encoding uncharacterized protein LOC117296148: MDTNSHERVKSYRDLHPCVQEASPETHPFNSEAPPMQPIMYNTRRPYQYQSSVSAVHKLQQFAANNNSTMNPGAANYSRRSLVSTSAFSDPTMNWSTAVQKTTIREMQQQRVVTGNPMVLDKRPQHWPGGIGLPPPLKELTRSIPYSHNQSVPQHFSPFQDIPGKSAGNHMYPNSSAQQRGCPDQQYGGYHHSAFTRPSASTSPVNSLDVEINRLRGMITRVEMLREKYKYQEGALNYPNALPGPTIRTNSRPIPMWYNGQPRPPADLYRYPDMQPVKPEAFKNHHPNSGMNKPSRRQHQVAPERRCLKSPEHTQRTAFSDFNHYGGTRAPERQFPTSPEHTQRAAFLDLNRYDGMPKIVDVRSLAVEVQEGQRNNKKESQNCQAYSMKVSPTARSCTRQTIDTRKETRSVDSHDSGVECTSSPTEIQSKKNRQFVYGRTSSELPTDDEVLVREEHRISMYHYQGPCATTSIARSAEGHCLLGPRTTSPPRTEPRKQNPRKRLSNTANETELMVKKAKATEGVNCIDRLETNCPVSVSGRCDQALDLSLKKRKGNSDTQVNGVRIKTEPFSRPIDSPGRNRFLANFRKKVEGILHQSSDTKVQSDTLAQGSSSNGQNDTSNDLDRGGSKPYTVNHLGKKQARNKLSQDQGQFPPKPESNPKSQTVPLCLALKEGSLCTDELVSESIRLSRELPWSSSLVIETDNEKPSVPQSGACRSPGILVINHAETDTSTINAWVVPEPHGRAAKLDSRPINSNRDLYTPFRETPATPHNAKTCPSPAQTKLLDATVRVRHPEAFSTYPTSKKSQRNTRLYAEADKLDIKYSAYSNEKLSEDVGSEYIVTDPTDSAPIFQIPTEDGFRRLRKAGGKIHEIYRVTTSIPKDPPPINSRRLQTPPHSSVHYREMYFPCVLRSEVPFIPTHLLVQTLFPGVEVATVCKALQQCNILNRYMTRNEQESLKDDLRERGVTSCKMVPLDELHNNWDELLMNISID; the protein is encoded by the coding sequence ATGGATACGAACAGCCACGAGCGTGTAAAGTCCTATAGAGATTTACACCCTTGTGTACAAGAGGCATCGCCAGAAACACATCCTTTCAACTCAGAAGCACCACCAATGCAGCCGATCATGTATAACACCAGAAGACCGTACCAGTACCAGTCTTCGGTATCGGCAGTTCACAAACTACAACAATTTGCagccaataataatagtacaatgAACCCCGGAGCAGCAAACTATTCCAGGCGCTCTTTGGTATCTACGAGTGCCTTCTCGGACCCCACTATGAACTGGTCGACAGCAGTACAGAAAACAACGATACGAGAGATGCAGCAGCAACGTGTCGTAACCGGCAATCCGATGGTCCTTGATAAACGCCCTCAGCATTGGCCAGGTGGGATCGGCCTGCCACCACCGTTGAAAGAACTTACTCGAAGCATTCCTTACTCACACAACCAGAGTGTTCCCCAACACTTCAGTCCGTTTCAAGACATCCCGGGGAAATCAGCAGGGAATCACATGTACCCAAATAGCTCCGCACAGCAAAGAGGTTGTCCTGATCAGCAATACGGAGGGTATCATCACAGTGCCTTCACAAGACCGTCCGCGTCAACTTCGCCTGTTAATTCACTCGACGTGGAGATTAACCGTCTCCGGGGAATGATAACAAGAGTCGAGATGTTGAGAGAGAAGTACAAGTACCAAGAGGGTGCATTAAACTACCCTAACGCCCTGCCCGGTCCGACAATAAGGACCAATAGTAGGCCTATCCCAATGTGGTACAACGGTCAGCCCAGACCACCGGCTGACCTCTACCGTTACCCAGACATGCAACCAGTCAAGCCGGAGGCTTTTAAGAATCACCATCCAAACTCCGGAATGAACAAACCGAGTCGCAGGCAGCATCAGGTTGCTCCGGAACGACGATGTCTTAAGTCACCCGAGCACACGCAAAGAACAGCCTTCTCGGACTTTAATCACTACGGTGGAACGCGTGCTCCGGAGAGGCAGTTTCCAACGTCACCCGAGCACACACAAAGAGCTGCCTTTCTGGACTTGAATCGATATGATGGAATGCCTAAGATTGTTGATGTGCGTAGCTTGGCTGTTGAAGTACAGGAGGGACAACGTAACAATAAAAAAGAGTCTCAGAATTGTCAAGCGTACAGCATGAAAGTTTCACCGACTGCAAGGAGCTGCACTCGGCAAACAATAGATACGAGGAAAGAAACAAGAAGCGTGGACTCACATGACAGTGGTGTTGAATGCACGTCCTCGCCAACAGAGATTCAGTCCAAAAAGAACAGACAGTTTGTGTACGGTAGGACTTCATCTGAACTGCCTACAGATGATGAAGTGTTGGTCAGAGAGGAACATCGAATTTCAATGTACCATTACCAGGGACCTTGCGCAACCACCAGCATTGCTCGCTCTGCTGAAGGTCACTGTTTACTTGGTCCAAGAACGACGTCTCCCCCACGCACAGAACCCAGAAAGCAGAACCCACGAAAGCGTTTGTCAAACACTGCGAACGAAACCGAATTGATGGTCAAGAAGGCAAAAGCTACGGAAGGTGTAAACTGTATCGACAGGCTTGAGACGAATTGCCCTGTGTCCGTGTCAGGAAGGTGCGACCAAGCTCTCGATCTATCCTTGAAGAAACGGAAAGGTAACAGTGACACACAAGTAAACGGTGTTCGGATTAAAACAGAACCATTTAGTAGACCAATTGATTCACCCGGAAGGAATCGCTTCTTGGCAAACTTTAGGAAAAAGGTTGAAGGCATCTTACATCAATCTTCTGACACAAAAGTACAATCCGATACCCTTGCCCAAGGGTCTAGCAGCAACGGTCAAAACGATACCTCAAATGATTTGGACAGAGGTGGTTCAAAACCATACACTGTTAACCATCTCGGTAAGAAACAAGCCAGGAACAAATTGTCGCAAGATCAAGGACAGTTTCCACCGAAACCGGAATCCAACCCAAAGAGTCAAACAGTTCCCCTCTGTCTCGCACTAAAAGAGGGCTCCTTATGCACCGATGAACTGGTCTCTGAATCCATTCGCCTGTCCAGAGAACTACCCTGGAGCTCGTCTCTTGTGATAGAAACAGATAACGAGAAGCCGTCCGTGCCACAGTCCGGTGCGTGTCGTTCACCCGGCATACTGGTGATCAATCATGCTGAGACAGACACCAGTACTATAAACGCGTGGGTTGTACCTGAGCCACATGGCCGAGCAGCCAAGCTTGACAGTCGCCCAATTAACTCGAACAGAGACTTATACACCCCCTTTCGCGAGACACCAGCAACGCCACATAATGCTAAAACCTGCCCGTCACCCGCTCAAACAAAACTACTCGATGCCACCGTTCGTGTTCGTCATCCCGAAGCTTTTTCTACATACCCGACCAGCAAAAAGTCCCAAAGGAACACCAGACTGTATGCTGAGGCTGATAAGTTGGACATAAAGTACAGTGCTTACAGCAATGAGAAGCTTAGTGAGGATGTTGGAAGCGAGTATATAGTCACGGACCCCACAGACTCTGCCCCCATTTTTCAAATCCCCACCGAGGATGGGTTTCGACGGCTCCGTAAGGCAGGTGGTAAAATACACGAGATCTACAGGGTGACAACCTCTATCCCAAAGGATCCTCCTCCTATTAATAGCCGTAGGCTGCAAACTCCTCCCCACAGTAGCGTGCACTACCGAGAGATGTATTTCCCATGCGTCCTTAGATCTGAGGTCCCGTTCATACCAACGCACTTACTCGTTCAGACCCTCTTTCCGGGGGTCGAGGTGGCGACGGTTTGCAAAGCACTCCAGCAGTGCAATATTCTGAATCGCTATATGACTCGTAATGAACAGGAGTCATTAAAAGACGACTTAAGAGAACGAGGTGTCACCAGCTGTAAAATGGTACCCCTGGATGAGTTACATAATAACTGGGATGAGCTTCTGATGAATATAAGCATCGATTAA